Part of the Candidatus Palauibacter australiensis genome, GGCCCCGATCCCGAGCAGGTAGGGCGACGCCAGCACCCGCCGGATCCCCTCCAGCGCCGACCCCCCGATCACCTCGCCCACCGAACCCTTATCCGCCGAACCCTTATCCGCCGAACCCCCGGCCCCCGAACCCTCGGCCGCGACCGGGGAGGCCGCGCAGCGCGAATCGAGCGCCTTGAGGCAGGCGACCGCGCCCTCGAGCAGCAGCACCGAGAACAGGAGGAGCGTCGCGGGCGACAGGAACCCGACGAGGAAGGCCGTGATCGCGGACCCCACGATCCCCCCCACGGTGCCGCCGACGCCAATGAGGCCGAACAGGCGGCGGCTCTGGCGCTCGCGGAAGATGTCCGTCATGAACGACCAGAAGACGGAGACCACGAACAGGTTGAAGACGCTGATCCAGACGAAGAAGGTCCGGCCGATCCACACCGCGGCGGGGCCGTCGGTCACGACCCTCAGCAGCACGAAGTAGACGAGCAGGTTCAGCATGAAGAAGCGGTACGTGAGCGTCACGAACCGCCGGCGGGTCCACCGTGACACGACCGCGGCGAAGATCGGGTGCACGAGGAGCATCGCCGCCAGGGTGCCGGTGAACAGCCAGGGGATGTTCTCGACCCCGCCCGCGACCGCCATCTCCTCGCGGATGGGCCGGATCACGTAGTACGCCGACAGGATGAAGAAGAAGTAGAGGGCCGACAGGAGCACGAGCCCGGCCTCTTCCGGTCGGGCGCCCGTCAGCCGTGCGGCGAACGTGCGCGGCTCGCTCTCCGGGGGCGGGGTCATCCGGGGGAGGCTCCGGGGTGGCGCTTCATCGTGGCTCTGCTTGCCGGTCGATGGAAAAAGGGATTCTCTTCAGAGGATCACGGAACCTAACGGTGAGAGCGAACGTGGCCAGCTTCCTGCAACTTGTCGTCGGCGCCGCCCGGCGGATCCTCAACATGCGGCGGGGCGAATTCAGCCTCGCGGTGTTGTCCGCGCTCTTCTTCTTCCTCGTCCTCTGCGGCTACTTCTTCCTCCGTCCCGTGCGCGAGGCGATGGGCGTGGCCCGCGGGATGGACGACCTGCGCTGGCTCTTCGCCTTGACTTCGGTGGCCTCCCTGTTCGCGGTCCTCGTCTTCGGGGGCGTCGTCGCGCGGACGAACCGGCGGCGCTTCATCCCGATCGCGTACCTGTTCGTCATCGCCTGCCTGATCGGCTTCGCGACGCTTCTGATCCAGGATGTGCGGGCGGGCGGCGGCCTCATCGGCACCGACGCGGAGACCGGCCTCGCGCGCGGCGTGGGCTACACCTTCTACGTGTGGCTGAGCGTCATCAACCTCTTCTCGACCAGCGTATTCTGGGCCTTCATGGTCGACGTGTTCGACGTCGACCAAGGGAAGAGGATGTTCCCCTTCATCGGGATCGGGGGCACCCTCGGGGCGCTCATCGGGGGGCGCGGCGCGAGCTTCGTCAGCGGACTCACCGAGAGTCCCTACCTGCCCGCCGGCCTCATGCTGATCGGGGCCGGCTGCTTCGCGCTCGCGATCGCCGTCATGCTGATCCTCGACCGGAGGGCCGGGGCGTCGGACCTGTCCCGGCTCGGAGCGGCCTCGGACGGCGGACCGACAGCGGCGGACGGCGGCGCGGCGGAGTCCGGACCCCGGCGGCGAGGCGAGGGCGGCACGCGCATCGGTGGCGGGGCGCTGGAAGGGCTGCGCGCCGTGTTCACCTCGCCTTACCTGCTCGGCGTCGGCCTCTGGGTCGTGTTCATGGCGATCTCGAACACCCTGATCTACTTCACCCAGGCGAACGTCATCCTCGAGGCCACGGACACGTTCAGCCAGCGGGTCGGGAGCTTCGCCGACTTCGACTCGCTGGCGCAGTTCGGAACCCTGCTCACGCAGATCTTCGTCACGACCCACCTGATCCGGAAGCTGGGCGTCGGGTGGACGCTGGCCATCCTGCCGCTCGTCACCGTGCTCGGGTTCGTCGTGCTCGCCGTGTGGCCGATCTACGGGGTGATGATGATCTTCCAGGCCGTCCACCGCGCGACGCGGTACGCGATTTCGCGGCCCTCGCGGGAAACGCTGTTCTCGGTCGTGCCGCCCGCGGAGAAGTACAAGGGGAAGCCGATCGTCGACGTCTTCCTGTACCGTGGCGGCGACCTCGCGGGCGCCGGGATCGACAGCCTGTTCGCGATGCTCGGCCTCACGCTGGCCTGGGTGGCGATGTCCACGGCGCCGCTGGCAGGGATGTGGATCGTCCTCTCCATCGGCCTCGGACGGGCCCAGGCACGGCGCGTGGATTCCTGAGCCGCCGGTGCTGCCCGACGATCTGTTCGGTCCCGGGTCGCCGCTGCGGGTCATCGGCCACCGCGGGGCGGCGGCGTTCGCGCCGGAGAACACGCTCCCTTCCTTCGAGCACGCGGTGCGCGTGGGGGCCGACGCGGTGGAACTCGACCTGCACCGGAGCGCGGACGGCCGCCTCATGGTCATCCACGATCCGAGCCTCCCCCGCACCACGGAAGGGACGGGGGACGTCGAGGCGCTGACCCGAGACGAACTGCGCGCCTTCGACGCCGGGTACCGCTTCACGACGGATCACGGGAAGACCTTCCCCTTCCGGGAGACGGGCGTCGGCATCCCTACCCTCGAAGAGGTGCTCGAAGCGGTGGGCGACCTGCCCGTGATCGCGGAGATCAAGTCGGCGGCGGCAGGGCACGAACTGGGCGCCTGGCTGCAGCGGAGCGGGAATCGCGCGGACCGGGAGCGGATCCTGGTCGGCGGCTTCGAGCGCGGGGAAGTGGAGCCCGCGAGCCGGCACGCGCGCTGGCACTGCGCCTACCAGGACGAACTCCGCGCGTACGTCCTGTTCGGCAAGGTCGGCCTCGGCCGCCGCTTCGCCCCCGCCGGTTGCGCGGCCGCCATGCTGCCCGAACGGCAGGGCGCGCTGCGCATCGTCACGCCGCGCTTCGTGCGGCGCGCCCACGCCGACGGGATGGGCGTCTTCGTGTGGACCGTGAACCACCCCGATGACATGCGGCGCCTGTTGGACTGGGGCGTCGACGGCCTCGTGAGCGACGCCCCGGGGCGGGCCCGCCGGATCCTGGACGAGAGGGACGCGCAGGGAGGCGCGGGAGAGCATGCCGCAGCCTGAGACGCGGCCGCGGACGATCCTCCACGTGGACATGGACGCGTTCTATGCCGCGGTGGAGGTGCGCGAGGACCCGTCGCTGCGCGGCAAGCCGG contains:
- a CDS encoding MFS transporter; this encodes MTPPPESEPRTFAARLTGARPEEAGLVLLSALYFFFILSAYYVIRPIREEMAVAGGVENIPWLFTGTLAAMLLVHPIFAAVVSRWTRRRFVTLTYRFFMLNLLVYFVLLRVVTDGPAAVWIGRTFFVWISVFNLFVVSVFWSFMTDIFRERQSRRLFGLIGVGGTVGGIVGSAITAFLVGFLSPATLLLFSVLLLEGAVACLKALDSRCAASPVAAEGSGAGGSADKGSADKGSVGEVIGGSALEGIRRVLASPYLLGIGAFMLLFTIGSTFLYNIQADIVSRTFATGAERTSVFARIDLSVNILTLCTQLFLTGRILKWLGVRLALGILPVLSVLGFLALGAAPVFAVFVVFQVLRRAGNFALAVPTREVLYTVLPRRDKYKAKNFNDLFVYRAGDQIGVWSFAGLRALGLGSSALALTMVPLAGLWLLIALWLGRKQAVLARGRTAPRLRAASAGGRRSGG
- a CDS encoding MFS transporter — encoded protein: MRANVASFLQLVVGAARRILNMRRGEFSLAVLSALFFFLVLCGYFFLRPVREAMGVARGMDDLRWLFALTSVASLFAVLVFGGVVARTNRRRFIPIAYLFVIACLIGFATLLIQDVRAGGGLIGTDAETGLARGVGYTFYVWLSVINLFSTSVFWAFMVDVFDVDQGKRMFPFIGIGGTLGALIGGRGASFVSGLTESPYLPAGLMLIGAGCFALAIAVMLILDRRAGASDLSRLGAASDGGPTAADGGAAESGPRRRGEGGTRIGGGALEGLRAVFTSPYLLGVGLWVVFMAISNTLIYFTQANVILEATDTFSQRVGSFADFDSLAQFGTLLTQIFVTTHLIRKLGVGWTLAILPLVTVLGFVVLAVWPIYGVMMIFQAVHRATRYAISRPSRETLFSVVPPAEKYKGKPIVDVFLYRGGDLAGAGIDSLFAMLGLTLAWVAMSTAPLAGMWIVLSIGLGRAQARRVDS
- a CDS encoding glycerophosphodiester phosphodiesterase; this translates as MLPDDLFGPGSPLRVIGHRGAAAFAPENTLPSFEHAVRVGADAVELDLHRSADGRLMVIHDPSLPRTTEGTGDVEALTRDELRAFDAGYRFTTDHGKTFPFRETGVGIPTLEEVLEAVGDLPVIAEIKSAAAGHELGAWLQRSGNRADRERILVGGFERGEVEPASRHARWHCAYQDELRAYVLFGKVGLGRRFAPAGCAAAMLPERQGALRIVTPRFVRRAHADGMGVFVWTVNHPDDMRRLLDWGVDGLVSDAPGRARRILDERDAQGGAGEHAAA